A window from Micromonospora terminaliae encodes these proteins:
- a CDS encoding DUF2516 family protein: MATAAPLFVFEVRYVIELILLVFALVIEGVALVHAITQRSDAFAAIGTLPKGGWIAILLVCMVLTLLGVGGGVISIFGLIGIAAALIYLLDVRVGLRDLHDGRGSW, from the coding sequence ATGGCCACTGCCGCGCCGCTGTTCGTGTTCGAAGTCCGCTACGTGATCGAGCTGATCCTGCTCGTCTTCGCCCTGGTCATCGAGGGAGTGGCGCTGGTGCACGCGATCACCCAGCGCTCCGACGCGTTCGCCGCGATCGGCACGCTGCCCAAGGGCGGGTGGATCGCCATCCTGCTGGTCTGCATGGTGCTGACCCTGCTCGGTGTCGGCGGCGGCGTGATCAGCATCTTCGGGCTGATCGGCATCGCCGCGGCCCTGATCTACCTGTTGGACGTGCGGGTCGGGCTCCGTGACCTGCACGACGGCCGGGGCTCCTGGTGA
- a CDS encoding helix-turn-helix domain-containing protein has translation MATSKDLPDVGGFIRDLRRNAKISLRQLAEQAGVSNPYLSQIERGLRKPSAEVLQQLASALRVSTPAMYLRAGLLDDKEGQGVLAAIAVDPELTMAQKQSLTQIYETFRRENARLAEATATAAEATATAQAATEPAEPAEPATAPEVWATEPASAPEAPATVAPAATGPTTPDGTPTEAVLESVAVTEAGHAPAPTTAVPQKKTARRVVRKAAGAAEEEQS, from the coding sequence ATGGCCACCAGCAAGGACCTTCCCGACGTCGGCGGGTTCATTCGCGACCTGCGCCGCAACGCGAAGATCTCACTGCGCCAGCTCGCCGAGCAGGCCGGCGTCAGCAACCCGTACCTGAGCCAGATCGAGCGCGGCCTGCGCAAGCCGAGCGCCGAGGTGCTCCAGCAGCTTGCCAGCGCGCTGCGTGTCTCCACCCCGGCCATGTACCTGCGGGCCGGGCTGCTGGACGACAAGGAGGGGCAGGGCGTGCTCGCGGCGATCGCCGTCGACCCCGAGCTGACCATGGCCCAGAAGCAGTCGCTCACCCAGATCTACGAGACGTTCCGCCGGGAGAACGCACGCCTCGCCGAGGCGACCGCCACGGCAGCCGAGGCGACCGCCACGGCACAGGCCGCCACCGAACCGGCCGAACCCGCCGAGCCGGCCACCGCGCCCGAGGTCTGGGCCACCGAACCGGCCTCCGCGCCGGAGGCCCCGGCCACCGTCGCGCCGGCCGCGACCGGCCCCACGACACCGGACGGCACCCCGACCGAGGCGGTCCTCGAGTCGGTCGCCGTCACCGAGGCGGGCCACGCGCCCGCCCCGACCACCGCCGTCCCCCAGAAGAAGACCGCCCGCCGGGTGGTCCGGAAGGCCGCCGGCGCGGCCGAAGAGGAGCAGTCATGA
- a CDS encoding aminotransferase class IV encodes MVATRVAVPGRGVVPAGAAVLRGDDRGVLHGDGLFETLHLRGGEPWLRDAHLARLRAGAAAIGLALPSTDVLVELLDTVRAGWPPDVEGALRLVCTRGPEGGGPPTVYATLGEVPSAARRARRDGVTVATLPLGVAARSRPELGWLPVGVKSTSYALSTAARRWAERAGVDDVLWVSTDGYVLEAPTANVVWLSGGTLCTVPAAATGILAGVTAAWLLAHAAELDLTADERLPTPADLHKADAIWLTSSLRGLAEVRSLDGLPRPGSPLTTPLLTLLGFEVR; translated from the coding sequence GTGGTGGCGACGCGGGTGGCCGTGCCGGGCCGGGGTGTCGTACCGGCCGGTGCCGCGGTGCTGCGCGGCGACGACCGGGGCGTGCTGCACGGCGACGGCCTCTTCGAGACCCTGCACCTGCGCGGCGGGGAGCCCTGGCTGCGCGACGCCCACCTGGCCCGGCTGCGCGCCGGCGCCGCCGCGATCGGGCTGGCCCTGCCGTCCACCGACGTGCTCGTCGAGCTGCTGGACACGGTCCGTGCGGGCTGGCCGCCGGACGTCGAGGGCGCGCTGCGGCTGGTCTGCACCCGGGGACCCGAGGGCGGCGGGCCGCCGACCGTCTACGCCACGCTGGGCGAGGTGCCGTCCGCCGCCCGGCGGGCCCGGCGGGACGGGGTGACGGTCGCCACCCTGCCGCTCGGGGTGGCCGCCCGGTCCCGCCCCGAGCTGGGCTGGCTCCCGGTCGGTGTGAAGTCCACCTCGTACGCGCTGAGCACCGCGGCCCGCCGCTGGGCCGAGCGGGCCGGGGTGGACGACGTGCTCTGGGTCTCCACCGACGGCTACGTGCTGGAGGCGCCCACCGCGAACGTGGTCTGGCTGAGCGGCGGGACCCTGTGCACGGTCCCGGCCGCGGCCACCGGCATCCTCGCCGGCGTCACCGCCGCCTGGCTCCTGGCCCACGCCGCCGAACTGGACCTCACGGCGGACGAACGCCTACCCACCCCGGCCGACCTGCACAAGGCGGACGCCATCTGGCTGACGTCCTCCCTCCGCGGCCTGGCCGAGGTGCGCTCCCTGGACGGACTCCCCCGCCCAGGCTCCCCCCTGACCACCCCCCTCCTCACCCTCCTGGGCTTCGAGGTGCGTTGA
- a CDS encoding DsrE family protein, with protein sequence MLGGMARTLVVKATAGADAPERCAQAFTVAATAAAAGVDVSLWLTGESTWFALPGRAQGFELPHSAPLAELLHVILATGKVTACTQCAARRDIGTDDVIPGVRIAGAAVFVEEAMAEGAQALVY encoded by the coding sequence ATGCTGGGCGGCATGGCCCGCACTCTCGTCGTCAAGGCCACCGCCGGCGCCGACGCCCCGGAGCGTTGCGCGCAGGCCTTCACGGTCGCCGCCACCGCGGCCGCCGCCGGGGTGGACGTGTCGCTCTGGCTCACCGGGGAGTCGACCTGGTTCGCACTGCCCGGGCGCGCGCAGGGCTTCGAACTGCCGCACTCCGCGCCGCTGGCCGAACTGCTGCACGTCATCCTGGCCACCGGCAAGGTGACCGCCTGCACGCAGTGCGCGGCCCGGCGCGACATCGGGACGGACGACGTCATCCCCGGCGTACGGATCGCCGGGGCGGCCGTCTTCGTCGAGGAGGCGATGGCCGAGGGCGCCCAGGCCCTGGTCTACTGA
- a CDS encoding alpha/beta fold hydrolase, protein MAKIEVNGAQLAYDEAGSGSPVVLLHAGIADRRMWRGQVPALAARHRVIAVDLRGYGDSELPPAPFAHHDDVIGLLDALGVPQAALVGCSFGGKVAVDTALAYPERVAALALFGAPVSGNEWSEETEQLWEELVGDVDPEDFAATAAGEVRFWVVGPTREPADVDPELIRFAEEMDRRALAAEQALSAVDAGELDPPAIDRLAELRMPVLAGAGADDLADIRRLADRIAAEAPKGVRLPDVPDAAHLLPLERPEPVNTALLDFLP, encoded by the coding sequence GTGGCCAAGATCGAGGTAAACGGCGCCCAGCTCGCATACGACGAGGCGGGCAGCGGCAGCCCCGTGGTGCTGCTGCACGCCGGCATCGCCGACCGCCGGATGTGGCGGGGACAGGTGCCCGCGCTCGCCGCCCGGCACCGGGTCATCGCCGTCGACCTGCGCGGCTACGGCGACTCCGAGCTGCCACCCGCGCCCTTCGCGCACCACGACGACGTGATCGGGCTGCTCGACGCGCTGGGCGTGCCGCAGGCCGCCCTGGTGGGCTGCTCGTTCGGCGGCAAGGTCGCCGTGGACACCGCGCTGGCGTACCCCGAGCGGGTCGCCGCGCTGGCCCTCTTCGGCGCCCCGGTCTCCGGCAACGAGTGGTCGGAGGAGACCGAGCAGCTCTGGGAGGAACTGGTCGGCGACGTGGACCCGGAGGACTTCGCCGCGACCGCGGCCGGCGAGGTGCGGTTCTGGGTGGTCGGCCCGACCCGCGAGCCGGCCGACGTCGACCCGGAGCTGATCCGGTTCGCCGAGGAGATGGACCGCCGGGCGCTCGCCGCCGAGCAGGCACTCAGCGCGGTGGATGCCGGCGAGCTGGACCCGCCGGCGATCGACCGGCTGGCCGAGCTGCGGATGCCGGTGCTGGCCGGCGCGGGCGCGGACGACCTGGCCGACATCCGCCGCCTGGCCGACCGTATCGCCGCCGAGGCCCCGAAGGGCGTGCGACTGCCGGACGTGCCGGACGCCGCCCACCTGCTGCCCCTGGAGCGCCCGGAACCGGTCAACACCGCGCTGCTGGACTTCCTCCCCTGA
- a CDS encoding Fur family transcriptional regulator, with translation MSESSLAELLRSRGLRLTAQRQLVLQAVLDLGHATPEQVHTAVREVAAGVNITTIYRTLELLERLGLVTHTHLSHGSPTYHAAGEHQHVHLVCRECGAIDEIDPELLRPLADQLAAQRGFQVDIGHVALFGVCGKCEDGERK, from the coding sequence GTGTCCGAATCCTCCCTCGCGGAACTGCTCCGCTCCCGTGGGCTGCGGCTGACGGCGCAGCGGCAGCTGGTCCTCCAGGCCGTCCTGGATCTGGGGCACGCCACGCCGGAGCAGGTGCACACGGCGGTGCGCGAGGTGGCCGCCGGCGTCAACATCACCACCATCTACCGCACGCTGGAGCTGCTGGAACGCCTCGGTCTGGTGACCCACACCCACCTGTCGCACGGTTCGCCGACCTACCACGCGGCCGGTGAGCACCAGCACGTCCACCTCGTGTGCCGGGAGTGCGGCGCGATCGACGAGATCGACCCCGAGCTGCTCCGGCCGCTGGCCGACCAGCTGGCCGCGCAGCGGGGATTCCAGGTCGACATCGGGCACGTGGCGCTCTTCGGCGTCTGCGGCAAGTGCGAGGACGGGGAACGCAAATGA
- a CDS encoding SCP2 sterol-binding domain-containing protein gives MGEAIEQFFASLPARAPAVLRGPIRGRLQLDLTTENRTQHWFLAMAPGSIQVSREQLPADAVFTVSADLFEGLVTGREQGLAAVLRNEATFSGNVALFLVFRRFFPAPPGVRDPRETAREHVRRSG, from the coding sequence GTGGGTGAGGCGATCGAACAGTTCTTCGCGTCTCTGCCGGCGCGTGCCCCGGCGGTGCTGCGCGGTCCGATCCGTGGCCGCCTCCAACTGGACCTGACCACCGAGAACCGCACCCAGCACTGGTTTCTGGCGATGGCGCCCGGGTCGATCCAGGTGAGCCGGGAGCAACTGCCGGCCGACGCCGTCTTCACCGTCAGCGCCGACCTGTTCGAGGGGCTGGTCACCGGCCGGGAGCAGGGCCTTGCGGCGGTGCTGCGCAACGAGGCCACGTTCAGCGGCAACGTGGCGCTGTTCCTGGTGTTCCGCCGCTTCTTTCCCGCTCCGCCCGGCGTCCGGGACCCGCGGGAGACCGCCCGCGAACACGTCCGGCGGTCGGGATGA
- a CDS encoding 3-keto-5-aminohexanoate cleavage protein, with translation MTTGTLITVAPTGAESAKAEVPALPVTLDELLLTAKECEALGAAVIHVHIRDDEAKPTLDQGRLRETVAALRQSTDLIVQLSSGGAVTDPESDRLAVLDAGPDMASCTMGTVNFGDDVFLNRWEFIVDLHTRMQERGVVPEYEIFDLGHLTALQRLLGKYGLPHGGHVHVDFVMGVPGGMPGTTATLVAAQQMLRDLPEGTTFSATGIGRSTIPVMLASLSAGGHLRVGMEDTVTYAKGRPVESNMQLVARAVGFAQLAQRPPLTTAEARALLGL, from the coding sequence ATGACCACAGGGACGTTGATCACGGTTGCCCCCACCGGCGCGGAATCGGCCAAGGCGGAGGTCCCGGCGCTGCCGGTGACCCTCGACGAGCTGCTGCTGACCGCCAAGGAGTGCGAGGCGCTCGGCGCCGCCGTGATCCACGTCCACATCCGTGACGACGAGGCGAAGCCCACCCTCGACCAGGGCCGGCTGCGGGAGACCGTGGCGGCGCTGCGGCAGAGCACCGACCTGATCGTGCAGCTCTCCTCCGGCGGCGCGGTGACCGACCCGGAGTCCGACCGGCTGGCCGTGCTCGACGCCGGCCCGGACATGGCCTCCTGCACCATGGGCACGGTCAACTTCGGCGACGACGTGTTCCTCAACCGCTGGGAGTTCATCGTCGACCTGCACACCCGCATGCAGGAGCGGGGCGTCGTCCCCGAGTACGAGATCTTCGACCTCGGCCACCTCACCGCGCTCCAGCGCCTGCTCGGCAAGTACGGCCTGCCGCACGGCGGGCACGTGCACGTCGACTTCGTGATGGGCGTGCCGGGCGGCATGCCGGGCACCACGGCCACCCTGGTGGCCGCCCAGCAGATGCTGCGCGACCTGCCCGAGGGCACCACGTTCTCGGCCACCGGCATCGGCCGCAGCACCATCCCGGTGATGCTGGCCTCGTTGTCGGCCGGCGGTCACCTGCGGGTCGGCATGGAGGACACGGTCACCTACGCCAAGGGCCGCCCGGTCGAGTCCAACATGCAACTGGTCGCCCGCGCGGTCGGCTTCGCCCAGCTCGCCCAGCGGCCGCCGCTGACCACCGCCGAGGCCCGGGCGCTGCTCGGCCTGTAA
- a CDS encoding asparaginase yields the protein MGKTYEGGVPLAEVVRSGFVEGVHRGSVAVLDAAGAPVSGAGDATSPIFPRSSNKPMQAIGMLRAGLPLTDPADVALVSASHAGEEFHVERVRALLRGAGLAEEALHCPPDLPVGEAAREAVLRAGGGPSRILMNCSGKHTGMLLTCLAAGWPLDGYWRPEHPLQQRLTAAIEEFTGEKAAAVGVDGCGAPVLAVSLTGLARAFLRLVSAEPGTVERTVADAMRAYPELVGGTQADDTRLMRGVPGLLAKVGAEGVIAAAVPGVGAVALKIDDGAGRARMPVLVSALRRLGVEAPVLTEYAEIPLLGGGLPVGAVRPLW from the coding sequence GTGGGAAAGACGTACGAGGGCGGCGTGCCGCTCGCCGAGGTGGTCCGGTCCGGCTTCGTGGAGGGTGTCCACCGGGGGTCCGTGGCGGTGCTCGACGCCGCCGGCGCGCCGGTGTCCGGGGCGGGGGACGCCACCTCGCCGATCTTCCCCCGGTCGTCGAACAAGCCGATGCAGGCCATCGGCATGCTCCGGGCCGGCCTGCCGCTGACCGACCCGGCCGACGTGGCGCTGGTCTCGGCGAGCCACGCCGGCGAGGAGTTCCACGTCGAGCGGGTCCGGGCGCTGCTGCGCGGCGCCGGCCTGGCCGAGGAGGCGCTCCACTGCCCGCCGGACCTGCCGGTCGGCGAGGCGGCCCGGGAGGCGGTGCTGCGCGCCGGGGGCGGCCCGTCCCGCATCCTCATGAACTGCTCCGGCAAGCACACCGGCATGCTGCTCACCTGCCTGGCCGCCGGTTGGCCGCTGGACGGCTACTGGCGCCCGGAACACCCGCTCCAGCAGCGGCTCACCGCCGCCATCGAGGAGTTCACCGGCGAGAAGGCGGCGGCCGTCGGGGTGGACGGCTGCGGCGCCCCCGTACTCGCCGTCTCGCTGACCGGGCTGGCGCGGGCCTTCCTGCGGCTGGTCTCCGCCGAGCCGGGCACCGTCGAGCGGACGGTGGCCGACGCGATGCGCGCGTACCCGGAACTGGTGGGCGGCACCCAGGCCGACGACACCCGGCTCATGCGCGGTGTACCCGGGCTGCTGGCCAAGGTCGGCGCGGAGGGCGTGATCGCCGCGGCGGTGCCGGGCGTGGGCGCGGTGGCCCTCAAGATCGACGACGGTGCCGGCCGGGCCCGGATGCCGGTGCTGGTCTCGGCGCTGCGCCGCCTGGGCGTGGAGGCCCCGGTGCTGACCGAGTACGCCGAGATTCCCCTGCTCGGCGGCGGCCTCCCGGTGGGCGCGGTCCGCCCGCTCTGGTAG
- the mtfM gene encoding small membrane protein MtfM, with translation MVTEIGFVSLLVAGLGALAGGLVYVAVRISRGKW, from the coding sequence ATGGTTACCGAGATCGGGTTCGTCAGCCTGCTCGTCGCCGGCCTGGGCGCGCTCGCCGGTGGCCTGGTCTACGTCGCTGTTCGGATCTCGAGAGGAAAATGGTGA
- a CDS encoding FABP family protein — protein MSENPLQPPWLNAPPVDPYPYEESHDLRVGPKLHRSLDGLLPYIGVWRGRGRGGFPTIEDFDFAQEIRISHDGRPFLFYESRAWILDEQSRPVRPAGREVGWWRPVLDGDRVTDELEALMTTPTGVMELHIGKRKGTQIEFATDAVVRTATAKEVTAGARLFGIVEGALLYAQEMAAVGHPLSPHLSARLTRVAG, from the coding sequence GTGAGTGAGAACCCGCTTCAGCCGCCGTGGCTGAACGCGCCGCCGGTCGACCCGTACCCGTACGAGGAGAGCCACGACCTGCGCGTCGGCCCGAAGCTGCACCGGAGCCTGGACGGCCTGCTGCCGTACATCGGGGTGTGGCGCGGGCGGGGTCGCGGCGGGTTCCCCACCATCGAGGACTTCGACTTCGCCCAGGAGATCCGGATCAGCCACGACGGCCGGCCGTTCCTGTTCTACGAGTCCCGCGCCTGGATCCTCGACGAGCAGAGCCGCCCGGTCCGCCCGGCCGGCCGGGAGGTGGGCTGGTGGCGTCCGGTCCTGGACGGTGACCGGGTCACCGACGAGCTGGAGGCGCTCATGACCACGCCCACTGGCGTGATGGAGCTGCACATCGGCAAGCGCAAGGGCACGCAGATCGAGTTCGCCACCGACGCGGTGGTCCGCACGGCCACGGCGAAGGAGGTCACGGCCGGCGCCCGCCTCTTCGGCATCGTCGAGGGCGCCCTCCTCTACGCCCAGGAGATGGCCGCCGTGGGCCACCCCCTGAGCCCCCACCTGTCCGCCCGCCTGACCCGAGTAGCCGGCTGA
- a CDS encoding YgfZ/GcvT domain-containing protein, giving the protein MIDIAGAVTAEAIDEETREQPEPAHRAAGVGPVAAHYGDPMREQRTLATGVGLVDRSHRGVIAVPGEERMTWLHTLTSQHLAALRPWQGTELLVLSPHGHVEQHALVAEDGETTWLDTEPGMTEGLLSYLEKMRFFSKVDPRDVTADHALLSLVGPEATGALDTLGVTGLAAPDVVAVPGPRFRSGELPSRPSVVYDVKPLPVGGWARRVALGVDLLVPRPAMTQVVDELRGAGVPVAGLWAYEAVRVAARQARAGVDTDHRTIPAEVGLIGPAVHLDKGCYRGQETVARVHNLGKPPRRLVLLHLDGVTTDQPPAAGTPVTLDGRAVGFVGTAVHHFELGQIALAVVKRNVADDARLMVGETAAAIDPA; this is encoded by the coding sequence ATGATCGACATCGCAGGTGCGGTGACCGCCGAGGCCATCGACGAGGAGACCCGGGAGCAGCCCGAGCCGGCCCACCGGGCGGCCGGGGTCGGCCCGGTGGCCGCCCACTACGGCGACCCGATGCGCGAGCAGCGCACCCTGGCCACCGGCGTCGGCCTGGTCGACCGCTCGCACCGGGGCGTGATCGCGGTCCCCGGCGAGGAGCGGATGACGTGGCTGCACACGCTGACCAGCCAGCACCTGGCCGCGCTGCGCCCGTGGCAGGGCACCGAGCTGCTGGTGCTCTCCCCGCACGGGCACGTCGAGCAGCACGCCCTGGTCGCCGAGGACGGCGAGACCACCTGGCTGGACACCGAGCCCGGGATGACCGAGGGCCTCCTGTCCTACCTGGAGAAGATGCGGTTCTTCAGCAAGGTCGACCCGCGCGACGTCACGGCCGACCACGCGCTGCTCTCGCTCGTCGGGCCGGAGGCCACCGGCGCGCTCGACACCCTCGGGGTCACCGGGCTGGCCGCGCCCGACGTCGTCGCGGTGCCGGGTCCGAGGTTCCGTTCCGGCGAGCTGCCGTCCCGGCCCTCCGTCGTGTACGACGTGAAGCCGCTGCCCGTCGGCGGCTGGGCGCGGCGGGTGGCGCTCGGCGTCGACCTGCTGGTGCCTCGCCCGGCCATGACCCAGGTGGTCGACGAGCTGCGCGGCGCGGGCGTTCCGGTGGCCGGGCTGTGGGCGTACGAGGCCGTGCGCGTGGCCGCCCGGCAGGCCCGGGCCGGGGTGGACACCGACCACCGGACCATCCCCGCCGAGGTGGGCCTGATCGGCCCGGCCGTGCACCTGGACAAGGGCTGCTACCGCGGCCAGGAGACGGTGGCCCGGGTGCACAACCTGGGCAAGCCGCCGCGTCGCCTCGTCCTGCTGCACCTGGACGGCGTGACCACCGACCAGCCGCCGGCCGCCGGCACGCCGGTGACGCTCGACGGCCGGGCCGTCGGTTTCGTCGGCACCGCGGTGCACCACTTCGAGCTGGGGCAGATCGCCCTCGCCGTGGTCAAGCGGAACGTCGCCGACGACGCCCGGCTCATGGTGGGGGAGACGGCCGCCGCCATCGACCCGGCGTAA
- a CDS encoding alpha/beta fold hydrolase produces the protein MRGFRWPPPPDGGPRTWGPGPGAPRTGRPALPEPETELVTTPHGVRLERLVTGTGDPVTVFAHGLGNGIATTRPFGSGVTGRRLFFQFRGHGRSDSPPGPWSYLDLARDLRAVADLGGATRAFGASLGAGALCRLLVESPERFEKLVFFLPAVLDTPRGEVARTRLTDLLDAVADGDASALADVVSLELPPSVRNTPAGWAYLRQRLDQLLRDGLAPGLATLPEQAPLRDAGVLAAVTAPALVIGCAGDDLHPAAVAEQLAAALPQATLHVYDRPGVLWTERADLRERISTFLNG, from the coding sequence GTGAGAGGTTTCCGCTGGCCACCACCGCCCGACGGCGGTCCCCGCACCTGGGGTCCCGGTCCCGGTGCGCCCCGCACCGGCCGCCCCGCCCTGCCCGAGCCGGAGACCGAGCTGGTCACCACCCCGCACGGCGTACGCCTGGAGCGGCTCGTCACCGGCACCGGTGACCCGGTCACCGTGTTCGCGCACGGGCTGGGCAACGGCATCGCCACCACCCGCCCCTTCGGCAGCGGCGTCACCGGCCGGCGGCTCTTCTTCCAGTTCCGCGGGCACGGCCGTTCCGACTCGCCGCCCGGCCCGTGGAGCTACCTCGACCTGGCCCGTGACCTTCGGGCCGTCGCCGACCTGGGCGGCGCCACCCGGGCCTTCGGGGCCAGCCTCGGCGCCGGCGCGCTCTGCCGCCTGCTCGTCGAGAGCCCGGAACGCTTCGAGAAGCTGGTCTTCTTCCTGCCGGCCGTGCTGGACACCCCGCGCGGCGAGGTGGCCCGCACCCGGCTCACCGACCTGCTCGACGCCGTGGCCGACGGGGACGCCTCCGCGCTGGCCGACGTGGTGTCGCTGGAGCTGCCGCCCTCGGTCCGCAACACCCCGGCCGGTTGGGCCTACCTGCGGCAGCGGCTCGACCAGCTGCTCCGCGACGGGCTCGCGCCGGGCCTGGCGACCCTGCCCGAGCAGGCCCCGCTGCGGGACGCCGGGGTGCTCGCCGCGGTGACCGCGCCGGCCCTCGTGATCGGCTGTGCGGGCGACGACCTGCACCCGGCGGCCGTCGCCGAGCAGTTGGCCGCCGCGCTTCCCCAGGCGACCCTGCACGTGTACGACCGGCCGGGTGTGCTCTGGACGGAACGCGCCGACCTGCGGGAGCGGATCTCGACGTTCCTCAACGGGTAA